Proteins encoded in a region of the Paramagnetospirillum magneticum AMB-1 genome:
- a CDS encoding ubiquinone anaerobic biosynthesis protein UbiV codes for MTTTPKLTLGPVLFNWKPEVLRDFYFRMADEADVDSVHVGEVVCSKRTPFFEPFIPEVVERLTAAGKEVVLSSLALIMSDREIAQARDLAQSDGILVEANDISVAAQMNGRPFVAGPLLNIYNEGTLAALAAMGAARACLPAELAAEAVTALATSTPMDIEVQAFGRLPLAISARCYAARARNLSKDGCQYVCADDPDGMAVETLDDVPFLAVNGTQTMSYHTMDLLGDVAGLAARGIGRFRLWPQTFDMVAVAALFRAVLAGTTDAGEAEDRLATLCPGAEFANGYIHGRPGHLFVEAGD; via the coding sequence ATGACCACCACCCCCAAACTCACCCTCGGCCCGGTTCTGTTCAACTGGAAGCCGGAGGTCCTTCGCGACTTCTATTTCCGCATGGCCGACGAGGCCGATGTGGACAGCGTCCATGTGGGCGAGGTGGTGTGCTCCAAGCGCACGCCGTTCTTCGAACCCTTCATCCCCGAAGTGGTCGAGCGCCTGACCGCCGCCGGCAAGGAAGTGGTGCTGTCCTCCCTGGCCCTGATCATGTCCGACCGCGAGATCGCCCAGGCCCGCGACCTAGCCCAGAGCGACGGCATCCTGGTGGAGGCCAACGACATCTCGGTGGCGGCGCAGATGAACGGCCGCCCCTTCGTCGCCGGGCCGCTGCTCAACATCTACAACGAGGGCACCCTGGCCGCCCTGGCCGCCATGGGCGCGGCGCGCGCCTGCCTGCCGGCCGAGCTGGCCGCCGAGGCGGTAACCGCCCTGGCCACCTCGACGCCCATGGACATCGAGGTACAGGCCTTCGGCCGCCTGCCCCTGGCCATCTCGGCGCGCTGCTACGCCGCCCGGGCCCGCAACCTGTCCAAGGACGGCTGCCAGTACGTCTGTGCCGACGATCCCGACGGCATGGCGGTGGAGACCCTGGACGACGTGCCCTTCCTGGCAGTCAACGGCACCCAGACCATGTCCTACCACACCATGGACCTGCTGGGCGATGTGGCCGGGCTGGCGGCGCGCGGCATCGGCCGCTTCCGCCTGTGGCCGCAGACCTTCGACATGGTGGCGGTGGCCGCGCTGTTCCGCGCCGTGCTGGCCGGCACCACCGATGCCGGTGAAGCCGAGGACCGGCTGGCCACCCTGTGTCCGGGCGCCGAATTCGCCAACGGCTACATCCATGGCCGCCCCGGCCACCTCTTCGTCGAAGCGGGGGATTGA